The Staphylococcus sp. KG4-3 genome has a window encoding:
- a CDS encoding SDR family NAD(P)-dependent oxidoreductase, with protein MRLKDKVCIITGAGGGMGKIAAQTFAKEGAKVAVFERDEEAGLETVQIIKDNGGEASLFKVDIANEENVKKAIAETVQSYGKIDVLYNNAGVMPEADNSVVNTSEDVWDLVMNINVKGIFFMTKYVIPEMEKHNSGSIINIASFVAEMGCSVPQDAYTASKGAVVSLTKSLAIQFRPKGIRTNAISPGPIETPLLMEWLVSDEEAKNTRLNRQPTGRFGKPEDIVNCALYLASDESDWTNGANINVDGGITANYF; from the coding sequence ATGAGACTAAAAGATAAAGTATGTATTATTACCGGCGCAGGTGGCGGTATGGGAAAAATTGCAGCACAAACCTTTGCCAAAGAAGGTGCTAAAGTTGCAGTCTTTGAAAGAGATGAAGAAGCTGGTCTTGAAACTGTGCAAATAATTAAGGACAATGGTGGCGAAGCCTCATTGTTCAAAGTAGATATTGCAAACGAAGAGAATGTTAAAAAGGCAATTGCAGAGACTGTTCAATCTTATGGAAAAATTGATGTACTATACAATAATGCAGGTGTTATGCCTGAAGCAGATAATTCTGTAGTAAATACAAGTGAAGATGTTTGGGACTTAGTCATGAATATCAATGTTAAAGGAATTTTCTTTATGACAAAATATGTAATTCCTGAAATGGAAAAACATAATTCTGGTTCTATTATTAATATTGCATCATTTGTCGCCGAAATGGGTTGTTCTGTACCACAAGATGCCTATACTGCATCAAAAGGCGCTGTTGTTTCTTTAACTAAATCCTTAGCTATTCAATTTAGACCTAAAGGTATTAGAACTAACGCAATAAGTCCTGGACCAATCGAAACACCATTACTAATGGAGTGGTTAGTCTCAGATGAAGAAGCTAAAAACACTAGATTAAACAGACAACCAACTGGCCGCTTCGGGAAACCAGAAGATATTGTAAACTGTGCGTTATACTTGGCATCAGATGAATCAGACTGGACAAACGGTGCAAATATTAACGTAGATGGTGGTATCACTGCAAACTACTTCTAA
- the eutH gene encoding ethanolamine utilization protein EutH, producing the protein MEHIGTVIIYIIMACAVLGAFGAIRNADKGIGKEFMEGIYTIGPIFANSAGIMASIPFISKFIEQVFGPLFDKIGADPAIAATSILATDMGGYQLADVLKQSYEGWIMAMIVGFMAGATIVFTIPLGLPMLDKRDHKYMALGILSGLLAIPFGVFISTVIILLSHTKIRTVIDTTSAATHIFQISISTVFINLLPLILFVLITAIGLYFFSDIMIKIFIVFGKVLDTCIKLVFVFSVVEIFTGLFTTIFGSWGFDPIMADKHDNFRALENAGNIAIMLSGAFPMVYLIRKYFSTVLHKVGNKVGLSEVGSAGFIATIANILAMLKLVRDMPPKDKVLNIAFGVCSAFLLGDHLSYTANFQPTLIPAVMIGKLSAGIIAIIFAYILCIPKAKKLEEIDRRAGIIGENEYLENK; encoded by the coding sequence ATGGAGCATATTGGAACGGTAATTATTTATATTATTATGGCGTGTGCAGTGTTAGGTGCATTTGGTGCGATCCGTAATGCAGATAAAGGTATAGGTAAAGAATTTATGGAAGGTATTTATACTATTGGGCCTATTTTTGCTAATTCAGCAGGCATCATGGCATCAATTCCTTTTATTTCAAAATTCATAGAACAAGTTTTTGGACCACTATTTGACAAGATTGGTGCTGATCCAGCAATCGCAGCTACTTCTATACTTGCAACGGATATGGGAGGATATCAACTTGCAGATGTTTTAAAGCAAAGTTATGAAGGATGGATAATGGCGATGATTGTTGGTTTTATGGCAGGGGCAACTATTGTGTTTACTATACCGCTGGGGTTACCAATGCTAGATAAACGAGATCATAAGTATATGGCGCTAGGAATATTGTCAGGGTTATTGGCTATACCATTTGGTGTTTTTATTTCCACGGTAATAATTCTATTAAGCCATACAAAAATTAGAACAGTCATTGATACAACAAGTGCAGCAACACATATATTTCAGATTAGCATATCTACGGTATTTATTAACCTTTTACCATTAATTCTATTTGTATTAATCACAGCAATAGGGTTATATTTCTTTTCTGACATTATGATTAAAATATTTATTGTCTTTGGTAAGGTTCTAGATACATGTATTAAATTAGTATTTGTCTTTTCTGTAGTAGAAATATTCACAGGTTTGTTTACCACTATATTTGGGAGTTGGGGATTTGATCCTATTATGGCTGATAAGCACGACAATTTTAGAGCATTAGAAAATGCAGGTAATATTGCTATTATGTTATCAGGTGCTTTCCCGATGGTATATTTAATACGTAAATACTTTTCTACAGTTTTGCATAAAGTTGGAAATAAAGTAGGGTTAAGTGAAGTAGGGAGCGCAGGTTTCATAGCAACAATTGCGAACATTTTAGCAATGCTTAAACTTGTAAGAGATATGCCACCAAAAGATAAAGTACTCAACATTGCTTTTGGTGTATGTTCGGCATTCTTGTTAGGCGATCACCTATCTTATACAGCTAATTTCCAGCCAACGCTGATACCTGCTGTAATGATAGGTAAGTTGAGTGCAGGTATTATTGCAATTATATTTGCATATATATTATGTATTCCAAAAGCGAAAAAATTAGAAGAAATTGACAGACGTGCAGGTATTATTGGTGAAAATGAATATTTAGAAAATAAGTAA
- a CDS encoding ANTAR domain-containing response regulator, translated as MTSIIVVEDESIVRMDIVEMLEAANYNVVAEVGNGEKALEATDKFRPDLIIMDIKMPKMDGLKASKIITKKYNIPILLLTAYSHCEYVEEAKQANIVGYIVKPISEAQLLPAVEIAMRQAQNIAELRFEVNHTKKQMNDRKLVEKAKGILMKQLNLTEEAAYQKLRRKSMDKQVGIEIEASKIIEKLR; from the coding sequence ATGACATCTATTATAGTTGTGGAAGACGAGTCAATCGTTAGGATGGACATCGTAGAAATGTTAGAAGCTGCGAATTATAATGTAGTTGCTGAAGTCGGTAATGGAGAAAAAGCATTAGAAGCTACTGATAAGTTTCGGCCAGATTTAATCATTATGGACATTAAAATGCCAAAAATGGATGGTTTAAAAGCGAGCAAAATCATTACGAAAAAATACAATATTCCAATATTGCTACTGACGGCATATAGTCATTGTGAATATGTAGAAGAGGCGAAACAGGCTAATATAGTGGGCTATATTGTGAAACCTATATCCGAAGCACAATTATTACCAGCTGTTGAGATTGCAATGAGGCAAGCTCAAAATATTGCTGAATTAAGATTTGAAGTAAATCACACTAAAAAACAAATGAACGATAGGAAGCTTGTTGAAAAAGCAAAAGGCATATTGATGAAGCAATTAAATTTAACAGAAGAAGCAGCTTATCAGAAACTCAGGCGAAAGAGTATGGACAAGCAAGTGGGTATTGAAATTGAAGCGTCTAAGATTATCGAAAAATTGAGATAA
- a CDS encoding sensor histidine kinase — MLTEAAINRISEVSEQLQMIANLNQANVFIDCPIEEHGEVIVVAEAVPVNCKSLYQGSVVEANVYEKFEPAVFEVLSGSEFAQHRAISQEGKVVEQSATPIKLANETIGILIMEIDVSNKIMEEKRLKALTQATSTLSDLVSNSESNPIFVPDMIEESLFDLDNELNIRYFNLAGEAMVSELLHLDCEAGLNFIELFPSIENMLTDGRIITIEERALQGHYFQIKCIQLLEDDVMTGHLILLKDITDLKEKERALISKSVAIGEIHHRVKNNLQTVASLLRLQMRRGLPNGSEKYFQESLNRILSIASVYEVILDESSTDSVNIDKLIKKIGNMIVYNESPNRMIHINYKTDENIHLVSNIAVSIALIANELITNCLTHAFNGQAKGEITVCLSYNAQSELINLNVQDTGKTACEFKQSFGLKIVNTITENDLDGAFRIERNSVGTNARVEFQYKGEN, encoded by the coding sequence ATGTTGACAGAAGCAGCAATAAATAGGATTTCAGAGGTATCAGAACAATTACAAATGATTGCCAACTTGAATCAGGCAAATGTTTTTATTGATTGTCCCATAGAAGAACATGGTGAAGTTATTGTTGTTGCAGAAGCAGTTCCGGTGAATTGTAAAAGCTTGTATCAAGGATCCGTAGTAGAAGCTAATGTTTATGAGAAGTTTGAGCCTGCTGTATTTGAAGTGCTTTCAGGTAGTGAATTTGCACAACATCGCGCAATTTCACAAGAGGGTAAAGTAGTAGAACAGAGCGCTACGCCAATTAAATTAGCTAATGAAACTATTGGTATTCTAATAATGGAAATAGATGTCAGTAATAAAATTATGGAAGAAAAAAGGTTGAAAGCATTAACACAAGCAACTAGTACTCTAAGTGATTTGGTATCAAATTCAGAGAGTAATCCAATTTTTGTACCAGACATGATTGAAGAAAGCTTGTTTGACTTAGATAACGAATTGAACATACGTTACTTTAATTTAGCAGGAGAAGCAATGGTAAGTGAACTTTTACATTTAGACTGTGAAGCAGGATTAAATTTCATAGAATTGTTTCCATCTATCGAAAATATGCTTACAGATGGACGAATTATCACAATAGAAGAGCGTGCTCTACAAGGGCATTATTTTCAAATTAAATGTATACAGTTGCTTGAAGATGATGTGATGACCGGTCATTTAATTCTGTTAAAAGATATTACAGATTTAAAAGAAAAAGAAAGGGCATTAATATCTAAATCAGTTGCTATAGGTGAAATTCATCATCGTGTGAAAAATAATTTACAGACTGTTGCAAGTTTATTGCGTTTACAGATGAGACGAGGGTTGCCTAATGGGAGTGAAAAATACTTCCAAGAAAGCCTTAACAGAATTTTAAGTATCGCATCAGTCTACGAAGTTATACTAGATGAATCATCCACAGATTCTGTAAATATTGATAAATTAATTAAAAAAATTGGGAATATGATAGTTTATAACGAATCTCCTAATAGAATGATACATATTAATTATAAAACAGATGAAAATATCCACTTAGTTTCAAATATAGCAGTGTCTATCGCATTAATTGCAAATGAACTTATAACGAATTGCTTAACACATGCATTTAATGGACAAGCAAAAGGGGAAATAACAGTTTGTCTATCTTACAATGCTCAATCTGAATTAATTAATCTAAACGTACAAGACACAGGAAAGACTGCGTGTGAATTCAAACAATCATTTGGTTTGAAAATTGTAAACACAATTACGGAAAATGACTTAGACGGGGCTTTTAGAATTGAACGTAATAGTGTTGGAACGAATGCGAGAGTGGAGTTTCAATACAAAGGGGAGAATTAA
- a CDS encoding BglG family transcription antiterminator translates to MFNISRRQLGYRIQKINTWLTEQNLPTIERTSQGFFIVDDAIKHFLNVYIEPLPQENEQVYTACQRAHLILLMLFKEDEVLSLNHFSIDLKISKNTVLNDLKQLKSLLEPYNIMLKYSRQKGYHLKGNEFEIRKLLTNLIDKAYTLNILNHDVFDILGLRKEKLQIIDAQINKIEQYLESNFIDQSTQTLRYKLYFIIRRIQHNKIVSPFSIGYDDLSDTEEYRATEILTSNYSDIPLQEKLFITLQLLSTSVQWSELDDSTFLPELKVALQSMLDQFEKITFITFKDRETLLNQLMFHMKPAFYRIRYQLSDVESLQNTLKDDYKELFHLVKLSSKPMEKILRQPLPDNEIAYLTIIIGGILRRQDEDIDKKVKAVVVCTQGTSISQLMLQELRSVFPEFIFLDTLSLREFNHYTLDFDVVFSPMHIMTNKRLYITKTILTAKEKHHLRQHVFGQLNNTFDTDIHAQKMLAMIRKHADIHNEDNLLNEIKQQFDEIHAYTSIESSSISLNYHLNLQDLLPVNHIQLISHVKNIDEAIRVAAKPLYSQNYIDANYIDSMIQYFDATYMVINQNIAIPHAENEQNVNRTSMSMLILDEPLTLKTGLDVNVFVIIAATDKFKHLRPLLQLRDLAQDAEMVQNIIQTDSKSQVFEVIKHFSIIE, encoded by the coding sequence ATGTTCAATATATCTCGTAGACAACTTGGCTATAGAATCCAAAAAATCAATACATGGTTAACTGAACAAAATTTACCTACGATAGAGCGTACTAGCCAAGGCTTCTTCATCGTTGATGACGCAATAAAACATTTTCTTAACGTATATATTGAACCTTTACCACAGGAAAATGAGCAAGTATATACTGCTTGTCAGCGCGCGCATCTCATTTTACTGATGTTGTTTAAAGAAGATGAAGTGTTATCGTTAAATCACTTTTCTATCGATTTAAAAATTAGTAAGAACACTGTATTAAACGATTTAAAGCAATTAAAGTCACTACTAGAACCATATAACATTATGCTGAAATACTCGCGACAAAAGGGATATCATTTAAAAGGTAATGAATTTGAAATCAGAAAACTTTTAACTAACTTAATTGATAAAGCATATACACTAAACATTCTAAACCATGATGTTTTTGATATTTTAGGCTTACGCAAAGAAAAGCTTCAAATCATAGATGCGCAAATTAATAAAATTGAACAATATTTAGAAAGCAATTTTATAGACCAAAGTACGCAAACGTTACGTTATAAACTCTATTTTATTATTAGGAGAATTCAACATAACAAAATTGTCTCACCCTTTTCAATTGGCTATGATGATCTCTCGGACACTGAGGAATATCGAGCAACAGAAATACTCACTTCAAATTACTCTGATATACCTCTACAAGAAAAACTGTTTATAACATTACAACTTTTATCAACAAGTGTGCAATGGTCAGAACTAGATGATTCAACATTTTTACCAGAATTAAAAGTAGCACTTCAGTCTATGCTTGATCAATTTGAAAAAATCACTTTCATCACATTTAAAGATCGTGAAACGTTACTTAATCAATTAATGTTTCATATGAAGCCAGCTTTTTATAGAATTAGATATCAATTATCTGACGTCGAAAGTTTACAGAATACTCTGAAAGATGATTATAAAGAATTGTTTCACCTTGTAAAACTTTCTTCTAAACCAATGGAAAAAATATTAAGACAACCTCTGCCCGATAATGAAATTGCATACTTAACTATTATTATCGGTGGCATTTTAAGAAGACAAGATGAAGACATTGATAAAAAAGTGAAAGCAGTTGTTGTTTGTACACAAGGGACATCAATTTCTCAATTAATGTTACAAGAACTACGAAGTGTATTTCCTGAATTTATATTTTTAGATACGTTATCATTACGCGAATTTAATCATTACACTCTTGATTTCGATGTGGTGTTCTCACCAATGCACATCATGACAAATAAGAGATTGTATATCACTAAAACGATATTAACTGCTAAAGAAAAACATCATCTACGCCAACACGTATTCGGCCAACTTAATAACACATTTGATACTGACATACACGCTCAAAAAATGTTAGCAATGATACGTAAACACGCTGACATTCATAATGAGGACAACTTATTGAATGAAATTAAACAACAGTTCGATGAGATTCATGCCTATACATCAATCGAATCGTCTTCAATATCATTGAATTATCATTTAAACTTGCAAGATTTGTTGCCTGTAAATCATATTCAATTAATCTCTCACGTTAAAAATATAGACGAAGCCATACGAGTAGCTGCTAAGCCACTTTATAGCCAAAACTATATAGATGCTAATTACATCGATTCTATGATTCAATATTTTGATGCAACGTACATGGTAATTAATCAAAATATCGCAATACCGCACGCAGAAAACGAACAAAATGTGAACCGTACCTCTATGAGTATGTTGATTTTAGATGAACCATTAACACTAAAAACAGGACTTGATGTAAATGTATTTGTGATTATTGCAGCTACAGATAAATTTAAACATTTAAGGCCTCTACTACAATTACGAGACTTGGCTCAAGACGCTGAAATGGTACAAAACATTATACAAACTGATTCAAAATCACAAGTGTTCGAAGTCATTAAACACTTTTCAATAATAGAGTAA
- a CDS encoding PTS sugar transporter subunit IIA — MESLKLDTSNIIIGLEATTKEEALSQLAKRMYNNGYVKASYENAVIEREASFATGLPTVYCSVAIPHTDIQHVNSKSIGVAVLKETVPFVIMGELEATTDVKLIFMLAMDKEDTQLSLLQKLMGIFQNNQILEAIANSTNNAHIVDIIEHEIREA; from the coding sequence ATGGAAAGTTTAAAATTGGATACATCTAACATCATTATTGGTTTAGAGGCAACCACAAAAGAAGAGGCGTTAAGTCAATTAGCCAAACGGATGTACAATAATGGTTACGTCAAAGCATCTTATGAAAATGCAGTTATTGAAAGAGAAGCATCCTTTGCTACAGGATTACCTACAGTGTATTGTTCGGTAGCAATTCCACACACAGACATTCAACACGTTAATTCAAAGTCTATCGGCGTGGCTGTACTTAAAGAAACCGTACCTTTTGTAATTATGGGAGAACTTGAAGCAACAACAGATGTAAAATTAATTTTCATGCTCGCAATGGATAAAGAAGATACACAATTATCATTACTCCAAAAATTAATGGGTATTTTTCAAAACAATCAAATACTTGAAGCCATTGCAAATTCAACAAACAATGCTCACATCGTAGATATTATTGAACATGAAATTAGAGAAGCATAA
- a CDS encoding PTS sugar transporter subunit IIB codes for MKQVLVACGAGIATSTVVNSAIEEMAKEHNIKVDLKQIKISEVGSYVDTADLLVTTAMTQKEYDFPVINARNFLTGIGVEDTKKEILDALQS; via the coding sequence ATGAAACAAGTATTAGTAGCATGTGGTGCAGGTATTGCAACATCAACAGTAGTGAACAGTGCAATTGAAGAAATGGCGAAAGAACACAACATCAAAGTAGATTTAAAACAAATAAAAATTTCTGAGGTAGGCTCGTATGTTGATACAGCAGACTTATTAGTTACAACTGCTATGACGCAAAAAGAATACGACTTCCCTGTTATTAATGCACGTAACTTTTTAACTGGTATTGGGGTTGAAGACACTAAAAAAGAAATTCTAGATGCATTACAAAGCTAA